In the Clostridia bacterium genome, one interval contains:
- a CDS encoding Ig-like domain-containing protein, which produces MIRWTFGGKSRFHPLPAAVLVLCLVVSAVAPALAQPSESVKITGDGVAHPLELTRAELEAMEQYEHVYSTVNTWPTKKWYRARGVKLRQLLALAGIKPEAKLVRFVSADGYEVLLTVKQLLSDKRYYFPGLKENHPTDGSIPGSSKGAVEVEPILALVAAEGSEDPEEMNDRDALLLVMGQRAVTEQTNTLFLKYVSKIEVLTTEPEKWDSPKANIPSGMVVPKGTAIRLSNKRNNEDKIHYTTDGSTPTVNSPMYNWCASRWWPLRDDLDSVNRPIVIEKDTVIKAVTIGPGREDSEVVTFTYTVDPTGRAVDPTTVSGGPPTGVTLDRSALSLRVGSSFQLAATIEPFNADDQRLIWSSSDTRVATVDNRGLVTVVGPGTATITVRTAAGGYAATCVVSSSPPDGVAPGDAPAAGETGGNDVTEEPWPTGEPPAPPPAVAGQGAGTPAETSPAEEGRGGDPPREAPAEPPPQERPEVEPEEERPVPEGMQYLARKEDLAAPGAKEAPEQPSGPSPQVFEVSIAVPATLPEEREGAGVGAAAVFLVLLLSGAAKTYVEYAKER; this is translated from the coding sequence GTCCTTGTCCTGTGCCTGGTTGTGAGCGCGGTGGCCCCGGCCTTGGCCCAACCTTCGGAGTCGGTTAAGATCACCGGCGACGGCGTGGCGCATCCCCTGGAACTGACCCGGGCCGAACTGGAGGCCATGGAGCAGTACGAGCACGTGTACAGCACCGTCAACACCTGGCCCACGAAGAAGTGGTACCGGGCGAGAGGGGTGAAGTTGCGCCAGTTGCTGGCACTGGCCGGGATAAAGCCGGAGGCCAAGCTGGTCAGGTTCGTGTCCGCCGACGGCTACGAAGTGCTGCTCACGGTCAAGCAGCTCTTGTCAGACAAGCGCTATTACTTCCCGGGCTTGAAGGAGAACCACCCCACGGACGGGAGTATCCCCGGCTCCTCCAAAGGGGCGGTGGAAGTGGAGCCCATCCTGGCCCTGGTCGCCGCCGAGGGCAGCGAGGATCCCGAGGAGATGAACGACCGGGACGCTCTGCTGCTGGTCATGGGCCAGCGGGCCGTGACCGAACAGACGAATACCCTGTTTCTGAAATACGTGAGCAAGATCGAGGTGCTTACCACCGAGCCGGAAAAATGGGACAGTCCCAAGGCCAACATACCCAGCGGGATGGTGGTGCCCAAGGGGACCGCCATCAGGCTGAGCAACAAGCGCAACAACGAGGACAAGATCCACTACACCACCGACGGCAGCACCCCCACTGTGAATAGTCCCATGTACAACTGGTGCGCCAGCCGCTGGTGGCCGCTGCGGGACGATCTCGATAGCGTCAATCGGCCCATCGTGATTGAGAAGGACACGGTGATCAAGGCCGTCACCATCGGCCCCGGCCGGGAGGACAGCGAAGTGGTAACCTTTACCTACACCGTGGACCCCACGGGCCGGGCGGTAGACCCGACCACCGTGTCCGGCGGGCCGCCCACGGGGGTGACCCTGGATCGCAGTGCGCTCAGCCTCCGGGTGGGGAGCAGTTTCCAGTTGGCGGCCACCATAGAGCCGTTTAACGCCGATGACCAGCGCCTGATCTGGAGCTCCAGCGATACCCGGGTGGCCACGGTAGATAACCGGGGCCTGGTGACGGTGGTGGGGCCGGGAACCGCCACCATCACGGTAAGGACGGCAGCGGGCGGGTACGCGGCCACCTGCGTGGTGAGCAGTTCCCCTCCGGACGGCGTGGCCCCGGGTGACGCGCCGGCGGCCGGCGAGACCGGCGGGAACGACGTCACGGAGGAGCCCTGGCCGACAGGGGAGCCGCCGGCGCCACCCCCGGCCGTTGCCGGGCAAGGTGCGGGAACGCCTGCCGAGACCTCACCGGCCGAGGAGGGTCGGGGGGGTGACCCGCCAAGGGAGGCCCCCGCGGAACCGCCGCCGCAGGAGCGGCCGGAGGTCGAACCGGAGGAGGAGCGGCCGGTGCCGGAGGGGATGCAGTACCTGGCCCGAAAGGAGGACTTGGCCGCCCCGGGCGCCAAGGAGGCGCCGGAGCAGCCGTCCGGCCCATCCCCGCAGGTATTTGAGGTGTCGATAGCCGTGCCCGCAACCCTTCCGGAGGAAAGGGAAGGGGCGGGTGTCGGCGCGGCGGCGGTATTCCTGGTTCTCCTTCTCTCCGGTGCGGCCAAAACCTACGTCGAATACGCGAAGGAGCGATAA